A section of the Veillonella criceti genome encodes:
- a CDS encoding ABC transporter ATP-binding protein, protein METITSQYVAMEGIYKQYGNYEASKDVNFHITEGKIVALLGPSGSGKTTILRMLAGLEHPDQGDIYIAGKRVNSIVPAKRGIGFVFQNYALFRHMTVFDNIVFGLTVQKEDPNIIKKRVLELLDLVGLANLQDRYPGELSGGQRQRVAFARALAPRPDVLLLDEPFAAIDAKVKHELRQWLKATIKKSGITSIFVTHDQEEAVELADEIIVTNNGRIEQMGTPEEIYGQPATPFVAGFMGKAKGIMHYETLTGFEREEGFEWAIIRPEFVAVFKADADHEDKSAVEQGVVETVAFQGTRLSMRIRIGEHLIEAEQPIEAASFTVGESVQVLIYRLFLCSNTEVHIVKNKALEAGQIFYI, encoded by the coding sequence ATGGAAACAATAACGTCTCAATATGTAGCAATGGAAGGTATTTATAAACAATATGGCAATTATGAAGCCTCCAAAGATGTAAATTTTCATATCACAGAAGGTAAAATTGTGGCTCTCTTAGGGCCTAGTGGTAGTGGTAAAACAACAATTTTACGGATGTTGGCAGGCTTAGAACATCCTGATCAAGGTGATATTTATATTGCTGGTAAACGAGTGAACTCCATTGTGCCGGCTAAACGGGGAATTGGTTTTGTTTTTCAGAATTATGCATTATTTCGTCATATGACTGTTTTTGATAATATTGTCTTTGGCCTTACAGTACAAAAAGAAGATCCGAATATTATTAAAAAACGGGTGTTAGAATTACTTGATTTAGTAGGGTTGGCTAATTTGCAAGATCGCTATCCTGGTGAATTATCGGGCGGTCAACGGCAACGTGTGGCCTTTGCTAGAGCTTTAGCACCAAGACCTGATGTACTGCTCTTAGATGAACCCTTTGCAGCTATCGATGCTAAAGTTAAGCATGAGTTGCGACAATGGTTAAAAGCAACCATTAAGAAGTCAGGCATTACTAGTATTTTTGTAACACATGACCAAGAAGAAGCGGTAGAATTAGCCGATGAAATTATTGTAACGAATAATGGGCGCATTGAGCAGATGGGGACGCCAGAAGAAATTTATGGCCAACCAGCGACGCCTTTCGTGGCCGGCTTTATGGGCAAGGCCAAAGGGATTATGCATTATGAAACGTTGACAGGTTTTGAACGTGAAGAGGGGTTTGAATGGGCCATTATTCGACCTGAATTTGTTGCTGTTTTTAAAGCGGATGCTGACCATGAAGATAAAAGTGCAGTAGAACAAGGTGTGGTAGAAACCGTGGCGTTTCAGGGAACGCGCCTTAGTATGCGCATTCGTATAGGTGAGCATTTGATTGAAGCGGAACAGCCGATTGAAGCGGCCTCCTTTACAGTGGGTGAATCAGTGCAAGTATTAATTTATCGACTCTTTTTATGTAGTAATACAGAGGTTCACATTGTAAAAAATAAAGCACTCGAAGCAGGCCAGATATTTTATATTTAA
- a CDS encoding ABC transporter permease subunit: MKQSKLVEYSLISLGFLFVILMLVFPLVTVVASSLAQGWDFYIKAITTPYVVSALGLTLVAALLAVLVSGLFGLCAAYSIGKFDFKGKQVLMTLIDVPFSISPVIAGLAFIMVFGRIGWGYGILDSINQWLGTNWRVVFALPGVFLATIFVTLPFVFREVIGVMHTRGREEEEAAVLMGASGMTVFWKITFPQIKWGFLYGVLLCAARALGEFGAVAAVSKVRGSTFTLPLEIDALYMSGSATGVTAAFAASSILVILSILLLILRAYVEHRVGHKNIT, from the coding sequence ATGAAGCAGTCAAAGTTAGTGGAATATAGCTTGATTAGCCTAGGCTTTTTATTTGTTATTTTGATGCTCGTCTTTCCATTGGTAACAGTAGTGGCTAGTTCGTTAGCACAGGGCTGGGATTTTTACATAAAAGCCATTACAACACCATACGTAGTATCAGCCTTAGGGCTGACGTTAGTAGCGGCCTTATTAGCTGTATTAGTGAGTGGTCTATTTGGTCTTTGTGCTGCGTATAGTATCGGTAAGTTTGACTTTAAAGGCAAACAAGTATTGATGACCTTAATCGATGTGCCATTTTCTATTTCACCAGTAATCGCTGGGTTAGCTTTTATTATGGTATTTGGTCGCATTGGTTGGGGATATGGAATCTTAGATAGCATTAATCAGTGGCTAGGTACGAATTGGCGCGTTGTGTTTGCTTTGCCAGGCGTATTTTTAGCGACTATCTTTGTTACGTTGCCTTTTGTATTTCGTGAAGTCATTGGCGTTATGCATACAAGGGGGCGGGAAGAAGAAGAGGCGGCTGTTTTGATGGGTGCTTCTGGAATGACCGTATTTTGGAAAATTACCTTTCCACAGATAAAATGGGGATTTCTATATGGCGTTTTGTTATGTGCAGCTAGAGCCTTAGGTGAGTTTGGGGCCGTTGCAGCAGTATCAAAAGTGCGCGGTAGTACCTTTACGTTGCCCTTAGAAATTGATGCTTTATATATGTCTGGTTCAGCTACGGGTGTAACGGCAGCTTTTGCAGCATCGTCTATCTTAGTTATTTTATCTATTCTATTATTAATTTTACGGGCCTATGTAGAACATAGAGTAGGTCATAAAAACATTACATAA